A portion of the Thermosediminibacter oceani DSM 16646 genome contains these proteins:
- a CDS encoding DUF3786 domain-containing protein has product MDNKKNEGAYFSAFSKSRDKLARLAPQDIARSALCEYDGSRMCFYLKSFNHSFQISYPEGDIFFLDSGNRPPLEWRLILLNYLSGAKDIPLSKKWVSYRELPDGNVFFPSIKTYVLDVLSKYYAVCDKDRLYGRLVHLGFNPEKNKADLSAEGLFTPRIPIKIQFWEGEDVIPPSCQILFDTSISCHMHIEDIVALCGLIRDLLISAKHSV; this is encoded by the coding sequence ATGGATAATAAAAAAAACGAAGGAGCATATTTTTCCGCTTTTTCAAAAAGCAGGGATAAGCTTGCACGCCTTGCTCCTCAAGATATTGCAAGATCGGCTCTTTGTGAATACGATGGTTCCAGGATGTGTTTTTACTTGAAAAGCTTTAACCATAGCTTTCAGATATCGTATCCGGAGGGTGATATTTTCTTTTTGGACTCCGGCAATAGGCCGCCGCTGGAATGGAGGCTGATATTGCTCAATTACCTTTCCGGGGCAAAAGATATACCTCTTAGTAAAAAATGGGTAAGTTATAGAGAATTACCCGATGGCAACGTATTTTTTCCGTCGATTAAAACCTATGTTTTAGATGTCTTAAGCAAGTATTATGCTGTTTGCGATAAAGATCGACTTTACGGGAGATTGGTGCATTTAGGCTTCAACCCTGAAAAAAACAAAGCCGACTTATCTGCCGAAGGGCTTTTCACCCCCAGGATACCAATCAAAATACAATTTTGGGAAGGTGAAGACGTTATACCTCCGTCATGCCAAATTCTTTTTGATACCAGTATTTCCTGTCACATGCACATAGAAGACATTGTTGCACTGTGCGGCTTGATTAGGGATTTGCTTATTAGCGCTAAACATTCGGTATAA
- the cooS gene encoding anaerobic carbon-monoxide dehydrogenase catalytic subunit — protein MAETILEKSEGRVSYHDSVEEMLKRIREDGLTNVFDRWALQEKARCKFCLQGLSCQLCSQGPCRINDKAGMTRGVCGIDADAMAIRKFLLQNAMGAATYAHHAYQAFKTLKATGEGKTPFTISDVDKLKWMCEKVGINTNQDINSMAVELADFLQAEMERSDENPSIMVEVFAPKKRKEVWRKLAIYPTGVMSEIRDAVASCLTNVDGDYISLAKKALRLGLATIYTAQIGLEIAQDILYGTPKPHEVDVDLGIMDPDYVNIVFNGHQPFVGVATLLKARTPEVQKKAKAAGAKGLRVVGCIETGQELIQRFNTDDVFVGLTGNWLAIEPLLATGTVDVFAMEENCSPPALGPYADEYQVTLVSINDIVRLPDLQYIFDYKPPEASFIADKLIELGIENFKKRRGKVTPKVPPFKTKAIVGFSTEAVLEALGNNLDSLVRVIADGKIKGIAALASCSTLRNGPQDWMTVNLTKELIGRDILVVSAGCGNHGLEVAGLCNMDAVELAGEGLKEVCRALNIPPVLSFGTCTDTGRISMLVTALADHMDLDIPDLPIAITAPEWMEQKATIDGVFALAYGALTHISPVPFISGAERLVKLLTEDLEELTGGKVALGDDPKEAADKIESHIMEKRKALGLK, from the coding sequence ATGGCTGAAACCATTCTGGAAAAATCCGAAGGACGCGTAAGCTACCACGATTCGGTTGAAGAAATGTTAAAGCGAATTCGGGAAGACGGGCTTACGAATGTCTTTGACCGCTGGGCCTTGCAGGAAAAGGCAAGGTGCAAGTTCTGCCTTCAGGGATTGAGCTGCCAGCTTTGTTCTCAGGGCCCCTGCCGCATCAACGACAAAGCCGGAATGACCCGCGGCGTCTGCGGCATTGATGCCGATGCCATGGCCATAAGGAAGTTCTTACTTCAAAATGCTATGGGGGCCGCCACTTACGCCCATCATGCCTATCAGGCATTCAAAACCCTCAAAGCTACCGGAGAGGGTAAAACGCCTTTTACCATCTCCGATGTCGACAAGTTAAAGTGGATGTGCGAAAAGGTGGGCATAAACACCAATCAGGATATCAATAGCATGGCCGTTGAGCTTGCCGATTTTTTACAGGCCGAGATGGAAAGAAGCGATGAAAATCCCAGCATAATGGTAGAAGTTTTTGCTCCGAAGAAGAGGAAGGAAGTCTGGAGAAAGCTCGCCATTTACCCGACAGGGGTGATGAGCGAAATCAGGGACGCCGTTGCAAGCTGCCTTACCAACGTGGACGGCGATTATATTTCACTGGCAAAGAAAGCCTTGAGACTCGGGCTTGCTACAATTTACACCGCCCAAATCGGCCTTGAAATAGCCCAGGACATACTGTACGGGACGCCGAAACCACACGAGGTCGATGTGGATCTCGGCATTATGGACCCGGACTACGTGAATATCGTATTTAACGGCCACCAGCCTTTTGTCGGTGTGGCAACCCTTTTAAAAGCTAGGACTCCGGAGGTCCAGAAGAAGGCAAAAGCCGCCGGCGCGAAAGGGCTTAGGGTTGTGGGCTGTATTGAAACGGGACAGGAGCTTATACAGAGATTTAACACGGATGACGTCTTTGTGGGATTGACCGGGAACTGGCTCGCCATAGAACCGCTTTTGGCCACCGGAACCGTCGATGTGTTTGCGATGGAGGAAAACTGCTCTCCCCCGGCTCTGGGACCTTATGCCGATGAGTATCAGGTGACTCTGGTCAGTATCAACGATATCGTCCGGTTGCCTGATTTGCAGTACATTTTCGACTACAAGCCGCCCGAGGCGAGCTTCATCGCCGACAAATTAATCGAGCTCGGTATAGAAAACTTCAAAAAAAGAAGGGGCAAGGTAACGCCGAAAGTTCCGCCTTTTAAAACGAAGGCGATTGTCGGTTTTTCCACAGAGGCTGTCCTGGAAGCACTTGGAAACAATCTGGATTCACTGGTCCGGGTGATAGCCGACGGAAAGATAAAGGGTATAGCGGCACTGGCGAGCTGCTCTACTCTGAGAAATGGCCCGCAGGACTGGATGACGGTCAACTTAACGAAGGAACTTATCGGAAGGGATATCCTGGTAGTAAGCGCTGGCTGCGGCAACCACGGCTTGGAAGTAGCGGGTCTTTGCAATATGGATGCCGTCGAGCTAGCCGGCGAAGGACTAAAAGAGGTGTGCAGAGCACTTAACATTCCTCCGGTCCTGAGCTTCGGCACCTGTACCGATACCGGAAGAATATCGATGCTGGTGACTGCATTGGCGGACCACATGGACCTGGATATACCCGACCTTCCCATTGCGATTACCGCTCCCGAGTGGATGGAGCAGAAAGCCACCATCGATGGAGTATTCGCGCTGGCATACGGCGCTCTTACCCACATTTCCCCGGTTCCGTTTATATCGGGAGCCGAAAGGCTTGTAAAACTTCTTACGGAGGATCTGGAGGAACTTACCGGCGGTAAGGTAGCCCTTGGGGATGACCCGAAAGAAGCAGCCGATAAAATTGAATCCCACATTATGGAAAAGAGAAAAGCTTTGGGCCTGAAATGA
- a CDS encoding NUDIX domain-containing protein, which produces MYPNYRISVEIILLHEGKILLTKRAPHCKVAPNVWNVPAGKIKYDEIPVQGLYREAKEEINLDVELLEELSVRNLKSKSGDEDIYRVVFTYLVKPKDGDISSLKLNDEHSELAWITKEDLNNPKYETLHDDIRNILLTKVFK; this is translated from the coding sequence ATGTATCCAAATTATCGGATTTCTGTTGAAATCATATTATTGCATGAAGGAAAGATCCTTTTAACCAAACGTGCGCCACATTGCAAGGTCGCTCCGAATGTCTGGAATGTCCCCGCAGGAAAGATAAAATATGATGAAATTCCCGTTCAAGGCTTGTATCGAGAAGCAAAAGAGGAAATCAATTTAGATGTGGAATTGTTGGAAGAGCTGTCAGTTAGGAATTTAAAAAGTAAAAGTGGAGATGAAGATATATACCGGGTCGTGTTTACGTATCTTGTTAAACCTAAAGACGGTGATATTTCTTCGCTCAAACTTAATGACGAACATTCCGAGTTGGCCTGGATTACCAAAGAAGATCTCAATAACCCAAAATATGAAACGCTTCACGATGATATACGAAACATCCTTTTGACGAAGGTGTTTAAGTAG
- the rplU gene encoding 50S ribosomal protein L21, whose translation MYAVIETGGKQYRVSQGDVIRVEKLNAAEGETIELDRVLAVSDGDKLLVGQPVLENAKVTATVLKHGKGKKIIVFKYKPKKNYRRKKGHRQPYTEIRIESILLS comes from the coding sequence ATGTATGCTGTTATAGAGACCGGCGGAAAACAGTATAGGGTTTCTCAAGGCGACGTGATTCGCGTCGAGAAATTGAATGCTGCTGAAGGGGAGACGATCGAGCTCGATCGGGTGCTGGCCGTATCCGACGGTGACAAGCTGCTGGTCGGACAGCCGGTGCTGGAAAATGCCAAGGTCACCGCAACGGTGCTGAAGCATGGCAAGGGCAAGAAAATCATCGTCTTCAAGTACAAGCCCAAGAAGAATTATCGCAGGAAAAAGGGACACCGTCAGCCCTATACTGAGATAAGGATTGAAAGCATCTTGCTGTCATGA